One Mya arenaria isolate MELC-2E11 chromosome 7, ASM2691426v1 genomic window carries:
- the LOC128241585 gene encoding cerebellin-3-like, with translation MWFLPRIFSYSEGISCALIAGSMVIRTIVIFIIGLVVGIILTGGFARRKGSSYSGDIQTCTGVAFFAVVSNETNVSANENIIFDEVIVDLKVHHHSPGMYNRSTGEFVIPVNGRYVISTYLMGNTSNGDIDVVLYKDDSPLTMHMARLWEPHNNSISMVGVVSLNHGDKVSLRPKKPYSILQDMKYSSGRSFVSFMLLLPRINTTIINTATMSAVSTSGNVSTAWNTTWIWGN, from the exons ATGTGGTTCCTGCCACGTATATTTAGTTACAGCGAGGGTATATCATGTGCACTAATAGCTGGAAGTATGGTTATTAGAACAATTGTTATCTTCATTATTGGCCTCGTTGTTGGGATCATTTTGACAGGGGGATTTGCACGGCGTAAAG GTTCAAGTTATTCTGGTGACATACAGACCTGTACCGGAGTGGCTTTCTTTGCAGTTGTTTccaatgaaacaaatgtttccGCCAATGAGAACATCATATTTGATGAAGTTATTGTGGACCTCAAAGTTCATCACCACTCACCGGGTATGTACAATCGATCTACTGGTGAATTTGTCATCCCAGTTAACGGTCGTTATGTCATATCGACCTATCTAATGGGCAATACATCTAACGGCGACATCGATGTGGTTCTTTACAAAGACGATTCACCACTTACAATGCACATGGCGAGATTGTGGGAGCCACACAACAACAGCATTTCAATGGTTGGGGTTGTTTCCCTGAACCATGGGGATAAGGTGTCTCTCCGACCTAAGAAACCTTACAGCATTCTACAGGACATGAAATACAGCAGTGGACGGAGTTTTGTGTCCTTTATGCTCCTACTTCCCCGTATAAATACCACAATAATCAATACAGCCACTATGTCAGCAGTTTCGACTTCCGGAAATGTTTCTACCGCTTGGAATACGACATGGATTTGGGGAAACTAG
- the LOC128239922 gene encoding uncharacterized protein LOC128239922 has product MLKRSVNMYLYRVLRDFERPRHRGIRARNPNARYSISQHVEYGNKQLPAFSGTRYISCSSEYNVAYEFGLKAVRSGKCKSIRLCVLDRSGLEKDPFIRVFDLYKGPSAQKLSPKAKVYAKRYKEVVVEDFIPPCYVVDVKCFSFPNGNVGLSSRKSKEYLSSDSSIDDGLPKDDGKQILEEPRM; this is encoded by the exons ATGTTGAAAAG ATCAGTAAACATGTATCTTTACCGAGTTTTACGCGATTTCGAGCGTCCTCGTCATCGTGGCATCAGAGCGAGAAATCCGAATGCAAGGTACTCCATTTCACAGCACGTGGAGTACGGCAACAAACAACTTCCAGCCTTCAGTGGTACCCGATATATTTCCTGCTCAAGCGAATATAACGTTGCCTATGAATTTGGGCTGAAGGCTGTTCGGAGCGGGAAGTGTAAAAGTATTAGATTATGTGTTTTAGATCGGTCCGGACTGGAGAAAGACCCATTTATACGCGTTTTTGATCTCTACAAGGGACCTTCAGCCCAGAAGCTTTCTCCGAAGGCAAAAGTATATGCAAAGAGATATAAAGAGGTAGTGGTAGAAGACTTTATTCCCCCGTGTTATGTTGTGGAcgtaaaatgtttttcatttccaAATGGAAATGTTGGTTTGTCGTCAAGAAAAAGCAAGGAATATTTGTCCTCCGACTCGAGCATTGACGACGGATTGCCGAAGGATGACGGGAAGCAAATTCTAGAGGAACCCCGTATGTAA